The proteins below are encoded in one region of Qingshengfaniella alkalisoli:
- a CDS encoding autotransporter outer membrane beta-barrel domain-containing protein, giving the protein MNRYAPKPNPFSLSGVEARVPRHAISPLRKSLLRCSVAAVAMSVPGVVAADCTASGSTLNCDGGEAPAVNGGTGTTVNVLPGAELYSTLEISDTGSSELNNDGRLDGSVVMSGNDSIVINNNGEIQGTVNGTDNVTFRLNNRGSIAGNLNFSGTGSNTIVNFADGSVSNGITSIGNSDDTALIRGTFAGAINLGDGTDHVELLAGNISTSIDMGAGDDYFNWVTGSISGGFTMGDGDDRAIFVAVSEASLTDGLNVEGGQGDDTLTLVASTNATEAGRGTAPQNFIEWETINLTDSTELRYIYTTGYLTLGDAGTGTGQLTIDETSTILAGDSFGYGIQAYDASQAATVYNAGLIDMTNDTPASGFSLHDTFTVRGNYVGQDGRVALHSYLESDGAPSDMLVIGGTDGSGTGSSSLTISNVDGLGDMTTGDGIKVVDAIDGATTASNAFALSEPVAAGIFEYQLYRGGINANPETDSDWFLRSGYTPPDPDPDPTPDPDPDPTPDPDPTPDPDPDPTPDPDPTPDPDPDPTPDPDPTPDPDPTPDPDPNPQPVIPSVRPEIPGYVVKPAIAQRMGIEAIGTFHDRQGDQFLLNSFGDFPGSWARVFGKSFDQSWSTHIGKLDYELNPGAEGQIGGFQVGVDFIGDPYDDGSQDRAGMFFAYTTANADTLGNSLGRIDVGVGSADLQGLSLGGYWTHIAPNGTYLDAVAMYSWLDGDSGSDRNISADIGGYSVLASLESGRPYTLNNGWLIEPQAQVIWQRVDLDDTEDPFTSIDYDRFDTWTSRVGVRVERDTFVNKVPTQPFATLNLWHTPDDDYTVSFNGLPVTTNLEQTSLEIKAGASAQFSEAFSGYAALLYGAGIDNDQDNTSFGANFGFRLRW; this is encoded by the coding sequence ATGAACCGCTACGCCCCGAAGCCCAACCCATTCAGCCTTTCGGGAGTAGAAGCGCGTGTTCCCCGTCATGCCATCTCACCATTGCGCAAATCTCTCCTACGATGCTCCGTCGCTGCGGTGGCGATGTCTGTCCCCGGTGTCGTGGCGGCGGATTGCACGGCATCTGGATCTACTCTGAACTGCGACGGAGGAGAGGCACCCGCCGTTAATGGCGGGACGGGAACGACCGTGAATGTTCTTCCCGGTGCGGAACTGTACAGCACACTCGAAATATCTGACACGGGATCGAGTGAACTCAACAACGATGGCCGATTGGATGGTAGCGTTGTTATGTCCGGCAATGACAGCATTGTCATCAACAACAACGGAGAAATCCAAGGCACGGTAAACGGGACCGATAATGTCACGTTCCGCTTGAACAACCGTGGAAGCATCGCCGGGAACCTGAACTTCAGTGGAACGGGGAGCAATACGATCGTCAACTTTGCCGATGGTTCTGTTTCGAACGGGATCACAAGCATAGGGAATTCGGATGATACAGCCCTGATCCGGGGCACATTCGCCGGGGCGATCAATCTGGGAGACGGAACCGATCACGTTGAACTGCTCGCGGGCAATATCAGCACAAGTATCGATATGGGTGCCGGCGACGACTATTTTAACTGGGTCACCGGGAGTATCTCCGGTGGCTTCACGATGGGTGACGGGGATGATCGCGCAATATTTGTCGCCGTGTCTGAGGCAAGCCTCACCGACGGGCTGAACGTGGAAGGCGGACAGGGTGACGATACGCTAACGCTGGTAGCGTCGACGAATGCAACCGAAGCCGGCCGCGGGACGGCGCCACAGAATTTCATCGAATGGGAAACCATCAATCTCACCGACAGTACAGAACTGCGGTACATTTACACGACAGGCTATCTGACCCTTGGTGATGCCGGAACCGGAACCGGCCAGCTTACTATCGATGAGACCAGTACGATTTTGGCTGGTGATTCCTTCGGCTATGGTATCCAGGCATATGACGCATCGCAGGCAGCAACTGTCTATAATGCCGGCTTGATCGATATGACCAATGACACCCCGGCCTCCGGCTTCAGCTTGCATGACACGTTTACCGTCCGAGGGAATTACGTCGGTCAGGATGGTAGGGTTGCCCTGCATAGCTACCTTGAAAGCGATGGGGCACCATCGGACATGCTTGTTATCGGTGGAACTGACGGGAGCGGAACCGGGTCCAGCAGTTTGACGATTTCCAATGTTGACGGTCTGGGCGACATGACGACCGGGGATGGTATCAAGGTTGTTGACGCAATTGATGGTGCGACGACTGCGTCGAACGCCTTTGCACTGAGCGAACCGGTTGCCGCAGGTATTTTCGAGTATCAACTCTATCGCGGTGGCATCAATGCAAACCCGGAAACGGACAGCGACTGGTTCCTACGGTCCGGATATACTCCGCCAGATCCAGACCCCGATCCAACCCCTGATCCCGATCCGGACCCAACACCCGACCCCGATCCAACACCTGATCCAGACCCGGACCCAACACCCGATCCCGATCCGACGCCAGATCCAGACCCGGATCCAACGCCCGATCCCGATCCAACGCCAGATCCAGACCCAACGCCCGACCCCGATCCCAACCCGCAACCTGTCATTCCCTCGGTCCGTCCGGAGATACCCGGATACGTCGTCAAGCCGGCGATCGCCCAGCGTATGGGCATCGAAGCCATCGGAACCTTCCATGACCGACAGGGAGATCAGTTTCTGCTGAACAGCTTTGGTGATTTTCCCGGCAGTTGGGCGCGCGTGTTCGGGAAATCGTTTGATCAAAGCTGGTCAACCCACATAGGAAAACTGGATTATGAGCTCAATCCAGGTGCAGAAGGTCAGATAGGTGGCTTTCAAGTGGGCGTGGATTTTATCGGCGATCCCTATGATGACGGCAGCCAGGATCGCGCAGGGATGTTCTTCGCTTACACAACCGCCAATGCAGATACGCTCGGCAACTCTCTCGGTCGCATCGACGTCGGCGTCGGAAGCGCTGATCTGCAGGGCTTATCGCTGGGGGGCTATTGGACGCATATTGCACCCAACGGCACGTATCTGGACGCGGTTGCCATGTACTCTTGGCTAGATGGGGATTCAGGATCAGACAGGAACATAAGTGCGGACATCGGTGGCTACTCTGTCCTTGCATCCCTTGAAAGCGGCCGGCCCTATACATTGAATAACGGTTGGCTCATCGAGCCCCAGGCACAAGTAATCTGGCAACGGGTTGACCTTGACGATACGGAAGACCCATTCACTTCAATCGACTATGATCGTTTTGATACCTGGACGAGCCGGGTTGGCGTGCGTGTTGAAAGAGATACCTTCGTCAACAAAGTGCCGACCCAGCCATTCGCAACGCTGAACCTCTGGCATACGCCCGACGATGACTACACGGTTTCGTTCAACGGTTTGCCGGTCACGACGAACCTCGAACAGACATCTCTGGAGATCAAAGCCGGTGCATCAGCCCAGTTTAGTGAGGCCTTCAGCGGATACGCCGCCCTGCTATATGGCGCAGGTATCGATAACGATCAGGATAATACCAGCTTTGGTGCGAACTTTGGGTTCAGATTGCGCTGGTGA
- the nadA gene encoding quinolinate synthase NadA yields the protein MLDLQFMEQELSEAYDLEPNPDLAESLSDIYARMNRVVTPVEWAIQAPYVAAINRLKKERNAVILAHNYMTPDIFHGVSDVVGDSLQLAVKAVEVQADVIVQCGVHFMAETSKILNPAKTVLMPDMEAGCSLAESITSAGIAQMREQYPGAPVVSYVNTTAEVKAASDICCTSSNAAQIVGALDSDTIIMTPDQYLAQNVAKQVPQKRIVWWEGSCIVHEQYTAQDIREFREWNPGTRIIAHPECPPDVVNEADFSGSTSGILDYVTREKPEKAMLVTECSMASNISDELPEVEFIGPCNMCPYMKKITLQKVLWSLHTMTEPVEVEPEVAEKARIAVQRMIDLSRKLGL from the coding sequence ATGCTGGATCTGCAGTTCATGGAGCAGGAACTGTCCGAGGCCTATGACCTCGAACCAAATCCGGATCTGGCGGAGTCCCTGTCGGATATATACGCCAGAATGAATCGTGTCGTGACCCCAGTGGAATGGGCAATTCAGGCACCCTATGTAGCTGCTATCAACCGACTCAAGAAAGAGCGCAACGCCGTCATCCTTGCGCATAACTACATGACGCCCGATATATTTCACGGCGTGTCCGATGTGGTTGGTGACAGTCTGCAGCTGGCCGTCAAGGCGGTCGAAGTCCAAGCTGATGTCATTGTACAGTGTGGCGTACATTTCATGGCGGAGACGTCCAAAATCCTTAATCCCGCCAAAACCGTCCTGATGCCGGACATGGAGGCCGGTTGTTCGTTGGCGGAAAGTATCACCTCTGCCGGGATTGCGCAGATGCGTGAACAGTACCCCGGCGCGCCGGTCGTATCTTATGTGAACACCACTGCCGAAGTAAAAGCAGCCTCAGACATCTGCTGCACCTCATCGAACGCGGCACAGATCGTCGGCGCGCTGGACAGCGACACGATCATCATGACGCCAGACCAGTACCTTGCGCAGAACGTCGCCAAGCAGGTACCGCAGAAGAGGATCGTTTGGTGGGAAGGATCGTGCATCGTGCACGAGCAATACACAGCGCAGGATATCCGCGAGTTCCGCGAATGGAACCCCGGCACCCGCATCATCGCACACCCTGAATGCCCACCGGATGTGGTCAATGAGGCCGACTTCAGCGGCTCCACCAGCGGTATTCTGGACTATGTCACCCGCGAAAAGCCCGAAAAGGCGATGCTGGTGACAGAATGCTCCATGGCGTCCAACATTTCCGACGAGTTGCCCGAGGTGGAATTCATCGGTCCGTGCAACATGTGCCCTTACATGAAGAAGATCACGCTGCAGAAAGTGTTGTGGTCGCTTCACACCATGACTGAACCAGTCGAGGTGGAACCAGAAGTCGCCGAGAAGGCACGCATCGCCGTGCAGCGTATGATCGATCTCAGCCGCAAGCTCGGACTCTGA
- a CDS encoding L-aspartate oxidase has translation MIATDSVVIVGAGLGALSAALHLAPHPVLIISPDPLGEGASSAWAQGGVAAAMAATDSPEAHARDTVAAGAGTVDAEVAALVTRAAHARIAELTERGTPFDRDGNGNYVLSREAAHSAARVVRVAGDQAGRQIMETLIAAVRATPSIQVIENVLATGLEVEHDVATGIWCERANGRASRPTLIQAPAILLAGGGSGGLFAQTTNPPRICGQVIGLAARAGAILADPEFVQFHPTAFDIGVDPAPLATEALRGEGAVLINADGERFMTAIHPDAELAPRDIVARAIFAQRQVGKRPMLDTRDAIGGRIFSLFPGVAETCKKAGIDPTQSPIPITAAAHYHMGGVQTDAQGRASLDRLWVCGEASSTGLHGANRLASNGLLEALVYARLCADDIARMVAPTDAPLLEIAFTDGGPAPTAEAVIQLRRTMSAHVGVVRNAEGLLTALRIIADLEREHACCTAFVNMTATATLIAAAALQREESRGGHFRSDFPERDPEQATRTRMTLEQARTIRDAACKETT, from the coding sequence GTGATCGCGACTGACAGTGTCGTTATCGTCGGCGCAGGTCTGGGGGCGCTGTCGGCCGCTTTGCATCTTGCGCCACATCCTGTCCTGATAATTTCGCCCGACCCGCTGGGCGAGGGGGCAAGCTCCGCATGGGCGCAAGGTGGTGTTGCGGCCGCAATGGCCGCCACCGACAGCCCCGAAGCCCATGCGCGGGACACCGTTGCTGCGGGTGCCGGCACAGTGGACGCCGAGGTCGCGGCGCTCGTCACCCGCGCCGCCCACGCGCGCATCGCCGAACTGACCGAACGTGGCACACCGTTCGACCGCGATGGGAACGGCAACTACGTCCTGAGCCGCGAAGCCGCCCATTCCGCGGCCCGTGTCGTCCGTGTGGCAGGCGATCAGGCGGGACGGCAGATCATGGAAACCCTGATCGCTGCGGTGCGGGCTACGCCTTCCATTCAGGTGATCGAGAACGTTCTGGCCACCGGGCTGGAGGTAGAGCACGACGTCGCAACCGGTATTTGGTGCGAACGCGCGAACGGCCGTGCTTCCCGTCCCACCCTGATTCAGGCACCCGCGATCTTGTTGGCAGGTGGCGGTTCTGGCGGGTTGTTCGCGCAAACGACGAACCCCCCACGCATCTGTGGTCAGGTCATCGGTCTCGCTGCGCGTGCGGGGGCCATCCTCGCGGATCCCGAATTCGTACAGTTCCATCCCACCGCGTTCGATATCGGCGTCGATCCGGCACCTCTTGCGACCGAGGCTCTGCGTGGTGAAGGTGCCGTTCTTATCAATGCGGATGGCGAGCGGTTCATGACCGCCATTCATCCCGACGCCGAACTCGCTCCCCGCGATATCGTAGCCCGCGCGATTTTTGCACAGCGGCAGGTGGGCAAGCGTCCAATGCTCGACACGCGCGATGCTATTGGGGGCAGGATATTCAGTCTTTTCCCCGGCGTTGCAGAAACCTGCAAGAAAGCCGGCATCGACCCGACACAGTCTCCCATCCCGATCACCGCCGCCGCGCACTACCACATGGGTGGAGTGCAGACGGACGCGCAGGGACGCGCAAGCCTTGACCGACTTTGGGTGTGCGGCGAAGCGTCGTCAACCGGATTGCATGGCGCCAACAGGCTCGCATCCAACGGGCTACTGGAAGCTTTGGTTTACGCGCGCCTTTGCGCGGATGACATCGCGCGCATGGTGGCACCGACCGACGCCCCGCTGCTGGAGATCGCATTTACGGATGGTGGACCAGCCCCGACTGCCGAGGCCGTGATCCAACTGCGCCGGACGATGTCTGCACATGTAGGGGTGGTTCGCAACGCGGAAGGGCTGTTAACGGCGCTACGCATCATCGCCGATCTGGAACGTGAACACGCCTGCTGCACCGCATTTGTGAATATGACCGCCACCGCCACGCTGATTGCCGCCGCCGCCCTACAGCGCGAGGAAAGCCGCGGCGGCCATTTCCGTAGTGACTTTCCCGAACGCGATCCGGAACAGGCCACACGCACGCGGATGACACTCGAACAAGCTCGAACCATTCGCGACGCCGCCTGCAAGGAGACAACATGA
- the nadC gene encoding carboxylating nicotinate-nucleotide diphosphorylase — protein sequence MTSFATLPDLILEPLVRAALTEDLGQYGDITTRAVIPVRTRYAAKINARENGVVSGMQIAAIAFRLVDPLLTVNIRRTDGSVCRKGDTLMEIEGSAASILSAERVALNFAGRLSGISTLTRSFVNQTHGTNTRITCTRKTTPGLRVVEKQAVLHGGGYNHRSGLSDAILIKDNHIAAAGGIAAALNAARQVASHMVRVEIEVDTLDQLDEVLATAGADVVLLDNMDTASLRNAVERVDGKLVTEASGNMTLERIPEVAATGVDYISSGALTHSAHTLDLGLDF from the coding sequence ATGACCAGCTTCGCCACCCTGCCCGACCTGATTCTTGAGCCGTTGGTCCGCGCGGCGTTGACCGAAGATCTCGGCCAGTATGGCGACATCACCACCCGCGCGGTTATTCCTGTGCGGACGCGCTACGCAGCAAAGATCAATGCGCGTGAGAATGGCGTCGTGTCGGGAATGCAGATCGCAGCCATCGCGTTCCGCCTGGTGGATCCGCTACTCACTGTGAACATCCGGCGCACGGATGGAAGCGTCTGCCGCAAAGGCGACACACTGATGGAAATCGAAGGGTCCGCCGCGTCAATCTTGTCCGCCGAACGGGTCGCGCTGAATTTCGCCGGGCGGCTTAGTGGCATCTCGACGCTGACCCGCAGCTTCGTGAATCAAACACATGGTACCAACACGCGTATCACCTGCACACGCAAGACGACGCCGGGGCTTCGGGTCGTGGAAAAACAGGCCGTGCTTCATGGCGGCGGATACAACCACCGCTCCGGCCTGTCCGACGCGATCCTGATCAAGGACAATCATATCGCCGCCGCCGGAGGGATCGCAGCCGCCCTGAACGCCGCGCGACAGGTGGCAAGCCACATGGTCCGGGTCGAGATCGAAGTGGACACACTGGATCAGCTGGACGAGGTACTGGCAACTGCTGGCGCGGATGTCGTACTTCTGGACAACATGGATACGGCCAGCCTGCGTAATGCTGTCGAGCGCGTGGACGGCAAGTTGGTCACGGAGGCCTCAGGCAACATGACCCTCGAACGCATCCCCGAGGTTGCCGCGACTGGCGTGGACTATATCTCTTCAGGTGCGCTGACCCATTCAGCTCACACACTGGATCTCGGGCTGGATTTCTAA
- a CDS encoding ABC transporter substrate-binding protein gives MKRLIAGALALGLPMAAQAADDVTLQLKWVTQAQFAGYYVAQDKGFYDEEDLNVTIKPGGPDIAPTQVIAGGGADVTVEWMPAALAAREKGLPLVNIAQPFKSSGMMLTCRKDAGVETTDDFLGKTLGVWFFGNEFPFLSWMSHLGIPTEGGDDGVTVLKQGFNVDPLIQNQAACISTMTYNEYWQVIDAGFTPEELVVFKYEDQGVATLEDGLYVLEERLEDPDFVDVMTRFVRASMKGWKYAEENPDEAAEIVLDNDATGAQTEEHQKRMMGEVAKLTAGSNGALDPADYERTVESLLTGGSDPVITQEPEGAWTHVISDAALN, from the coding sequence ATGAAGAGACTGATTGCCGGCGCGCTCGCGCTAGGCCTGCCAATGGCGGCGCAGGCGGCGGATGATGTGACACTGCAACTCAAATGGGTCACGCAGGCCCAATTTGCGGGTTACTATGTCGCGCAGGACAAGGGCTTCTACGATGAGGAAGATCTGAACGTCACCATCAAACCCGGTGGGCCTGACATTGCTCCGACACAGGTAATCGCAGGTGGTGGCGCGGACGTCACGGTGGAATGGATGCCGGCGGCGCTTGCCGCGCGCGAAAAGGGTTTGCCGCTGGTGAACATTGCCCAGCCCTTCAAAAGCTCCGGCATGATGCTGACTTGCCGTAAGGATGCGGGTGTTGAAACAACTGATGACTTCCTGGGCAAGACACTCGGCGTGTGGTTCTTCGGCAACGAATTTCCGTTCCTGAGTTGGATGAGCCATCTGGGTATTCCGACGGAGGGCGGTGATGATGGCGTTACCGTGCTAAAGCAAGGGTTCAACGTTGATCCGCTGATCCAGAACCAAGCGGCGTGTATCTCGACCATGACCTACAATGAATATTGGCAGGTCATTGATGCGGGATTCACGCCCGAAGAACTGGTTGTTTTCAAGTACGAGGATCAGGGCGTCGCAACGCTCGAAGACGGGTTGTATGTTCTTGAGGAACGGCTGGAAGATCCGGACTTCGTTGATGTCATGACCCGTTTTGTTAGGGCCTCGATGAAAGGCTGGAAATACGCCGAAGAAAACCCAGACGAGGCAGCGGAGATTGTGCTCGACAACGACGCGACAGGTGCACAGACCGAAGAACACCAGAAGCGCATGATGGGCGAGGTCGCCAAGCTGACAGCAGGCTCTAACGGCGCGCTTGATCCGGCGGATTACGAGCGCACCGTGGAGTCGCTGTTGACCGGCGGCTCAGACCCGGTGATCACGCAGGAACCGGAAGGTGCATGGACCCATGTTATTTCTGATGCGGCGCTGAACTGA
- a CDS encoding ABC transporter permease, which yields MGAAWVIGAIFAWLVGWWINVRLARMPASRGAAFAAPVVFGITLLIIWECVVRGFDISPVLLPAPSVIVARFAASSDILWQDFVQTVIKGALTGYLIGCGAALLTAVAVDRFPFLKRGLLPIGNFVAALPIIGMAPILVMWFGFDWQSKAAVVVVMVFFPMLVNTVQGLQDTTAMQRDLMQTYASSYWQTLLKLRLPAAMPFIFNGLKIATTLALIGAIVAEFFGSPIKGMGFRISTSVGQLALDLVWAEIVVAAIAGSVFYGSVALCERAVTFWHPSQRGR from the coding sequence ATGGGAGCGGCATGGGTTATCGGCGCAATCTTCGCGTGGCTTGTGGGCTGGTGGATCAACGTGCGACTTGCGCGGATGCCTGCATCGCGCGGTGCAGCCTTCGCTGCACCCGTCGTTTTCGGGATCACACTGTTGATCATCTGGGAATGTGTCGTGCGAGGTTTCGATATCTCGCCGGTTCTTCTCCCCGCACCTTCTGTCATTGTCGCCCGATTTGCCGCATCATCCGACATCCTATGGCAGGACTTCGTACAAACGGTCATCAAGGGAGCGCTGACCGGCTATCTGATCGGCTGCGGGGCAGCGCTCCTGACCGCCGTTGCGGTTGACCGGTTCCCGTTCCTGAAACGCGGGCTGCTGCCCATAGGCAATTTCGTGGCGGCACTGCCGATTATCGGGATGGCACCCATTCTCGTGATGTGGTTCGGGTTTGACTGGCAATCGAAAGCGGCCGTCGTCGTGGTAATGGTCTTTTTCCCGATGCTCGTGAACACGGTGCAGGGATTGCAGGACACGACGGCGATGCAGCGTGACCTGATGCAGACCTATGCGTCAAGCTATTGGCAGACCCTGCTGAAGCTGCGCCTGCCCGCGGCGATGCCGTTCATCTTCAACGGATTGAAGATCGCGACGACACTTGCGCTGATCGGCGCAATCGTGGCGGAGTTCTTCGGATCGCCGATCAAGGGCATGGGATTTCGGATTTCGACCAGTGTCGGGCAACTTGCGCTCGACCTGGTCTGGGCAGAGATCGTCGTGGCGGCCATCGCCGGGTCGGTCTTTTACGGAAGTGTGGCATTGTGCGAACGCGCGGTGACATTCTGGCACCCGTCTCAGCGGGGCCGATAA
- a CDS encoding ABC transporter permease has translation MRGVWDRIGPIVTVVLAIVAIWYAAAVWLNAPWAYDRATRADVQLTATELVADTWNQDKPKLPAPHQVAGELWDTTIAKSITSKRSLIYHSWITLSSTLLGFALGTALGIGLAIGIVYNRTMDMSVMPWAIASQTIPILAIAPMIIVVLNAVGISGLLPKAMISMYLSFFPVVVGMVKGLRSPDRMQLDQMRTWNASAPESFWKLRLPSSMPYLFTSMKIAMAASLVGAIVGELPTGAVAGLGARLLAGSYYGQTIQIWSALLMAAALAAVLVGLIGALQRVTLNRMGMA, from the coding sequence ATGCGAGGGGTTTGGGACCGGATCGGACCGATTGTCACCGTCGTTCTGGCGATTGTCGCGATCTGGTACGCAGCAGCGGTCTGGCTGAATGCGCCCTGGGCGTATGACCGGGCCACACGTGCCGATGTACAACTGACCGCAACGGAACTGGTCGCGGATACGTGGAACCAGGACAAACCCAAACTGCCCGCACCGCATCAGGTTGCGGGGGAGTTGTGGGATACGACCATCGCAAAGAGCATCACCTCCAAGCGCTCGCTGATCTACCATAGCTGGATCACCCTGTCTTCGACCCTTCTGGGCTTTGCGCTCGGGACTGCGCTTGGTATCGGGTTGGCCATCGGCATCGTCTACAACCGAACGATGGATATGAGCGTCATGCCATGGGCCATCGCCAGCCAGACCATTCCGATCCTCGCCATAGCACCGATGATCATCGTGGTGCTGAACGCCGTGGGGATCAGCGGGCTGCTGCCAAAGGCGATGATCTCGATGTATCTGTCCTTTTTCCCAGTTGTTGTCGGTATGGTGAAGGGACTGCGCAGCCCGGACCGGATGCAGCTTGACCAGATGCGGACTTGGAATGCGAGCGCGCCGGAAAGCTTCTGGAAACTGCGGTTGCCGTCCTCGATGCCCTATCTGTTCACCTCGATGAAGATCGCAATGGCCGCGTCACTGGTCGGTGCGATTGTGGGTGAATTGCCGACCGGGGCTGTCGCAGGTCTTGGCGCGCGGTTGCTGGCGGGCAGCTATTATGGCCAAACCATCCAGATCTGGAGTGCACTCTTGATGGCCGCGGCTTTGGCAGCTGTCTTGGTCGGGCTGATCGGTGCGTTGCAGCGCGTTACGCTCAACCGGATGGGAATGGCGTGA
- a CDS encoding ABC transporter ATP-binding protein: protein MTGEATETVVSAEGVDLTFETADGPVHALKGVDLDIQKGDFVSFIGPSGCGKTTFLRVMADLETPTSGTITINGTSPEEARKARAYGYVFQAAGLYPWRTIAGNIRLPLEIMGYSKAEQAERVSRVLDMVELSGFEKKYPWQLSGGMQQRASIARALAFDADLLLMDEPFGALDEIVRDHLNEQLLQLWDRTNKTICFVTHSIPEAVYLSTRIVVMSPRPGRITDIIESPLPRERPLDIRDTPEFIEIAHRVREGLRAGHGDQV from the coding sequence ATGACCGGTGAAGCGACCGAGACGGTTGTTTCCGCCGAGGGTGTGGATCTGACGTTCGAGACGGCCGATGGTCCGGTTCACGCGCTCAAGGGTGTGGACCTCGATATTCAGAAGGGTGATTTTGTCAGTTTCATTGGTCCTTCGGGCTGTGGAAAAACGACGTTTCTGCGCGTGATGGCGGATTTGGAAACGCCGACTTCTGGCACGATCACGATTAACGGCACGAGCCCGGAGGAGGCACGCAAGGCGCGCGCCTATGGTTATGTCTTTCAGGCGGCGGGGCTTTACCCGTGGCGGACCATTGCGGGCAACATCCGTCTGCCGTTGGAGATCATGGGCTACAGCAAGGCCGAACAGGCGGAGCGTGTGTCGCGGGTTCTGGACATGGTAGAGCTGTCGGGCTTCGAAAAGAAATACCCGTGGCAGTTGTCGGGCGGGATGCAGCAGCGGGCGTCCATCGCGCGGGCCCTGGCCTTTGACGCCGATCTCTTGCTGATGGATGAACCTTTCGGGGCGCTGGATGAAATCGTGCGCGACCATCTGAACGAGCAGCTGCTGCAACTTTGGGACCGCACGAACAAGACGATCTGCTTCGTGACACATTCGATACCGGAGGCGGTCTACCTGTCGACGCGTATCGTGGTGATGTCACCCAGGCCCGGTCGTATCACTGACATCATCGAAAGCCCGCTTCCGCGTGAACGGCCGCTTGATATCCGTGACACGCCGGAGTTCATCGAAATCGCCCACCGCGTGCGCGAAGGGCTTCGTGCTGGTCATGGGGATCAGGTTTGA